A window of Vicinamibacteria bacterium genomic DNA:
TGGCGGCGGTCTTGTAGCTGCAGCCTTCGACGAGGAGCTTCAGCAGTCGAAGCTCGTGCGGGGTCAAGCCGTAGTCCGCTTTCTCAGGCGGGCGGATCTCACGAAAGAGGGTGAGGACCCGCCGCGCAACCTCGGGCGACATGGGAGCTCCGCCGGTCAGAGCTTCCTTCAATCCCTCGAGCAAGCGTGCGGGAGGCGTTTTCTTGAGAAGATAACCCGAGGCCCCGGCACAGAGTGCATCGAAGATACGCTCGTCGTTGTCGTAAACGGTCAGAACGACGAGGACGAGGTCGGGACGAGCTTCCTTGAGCCGGCGGATGCCGTCGATGCCGGACATTCCAGGCAGGCCGAGGTCGATCAAGACGATATCTGGGGGATTGGAGACGATTGTCGGCAGCGCCGTCTCCATCGAGCGGTAGCTCCCCGTGCAGCGGTAACCGTCGGTACCGTTGATGAGAAAGGCGAGGCCCTCCCGGATGTCGCGTTGATCTTCCACGAGCGCAACCCGAATAGGGGGGTTGGGGTTGGGCTTGGAGGCGAGATGGTTTTTGTCGCGCACGGCCGAGTGTCCGGAAGCAATGGGTGTCATTCAAGCCGGATGTCAGTCTGAAGTCTAGTCCTGTGAACCGAGTTTGCCACTGGGTATTTGCCTAGCGGCTTCGAAGGCGGTCGGTCCATCCGTGACGCTGGAGAGGAACTCGGAGCGCGACGGTCGTACCCTCTCCTGGCACCGAGGTCACATCCAGTGTCCCGCGCAGGTTCTCCGCGCGTCGCTTCATGCTTGAAAGCCCGTTGCCTTCGCTGGCTCTCGCGATCTGAGCCGAGTCGAACCCGGAACCATCGTCGCTCACCCGCAGCGCCAGCCACCCGTCGTCGAGTCCCAGTTCGATTCTCGCGACCCGGGCACCGGAGTGACGCGTGAGGTTGTTGACGGCCTCCTTGAAAACCAGAAATATCTCGCGTCGTGTGTCGGCCTCCAGAGGTACGTCGTCACTGTTGGCGAGGACGCTGAATCGCATGGCGATGTCGCTGGCGCCAAGCAAGTCGTCGCCAAAGCGACGCATGCGACGCGTCAAGTCATCTAGTCGGTCTCTCGCCGGGTTGACGGCCCAGACGATGTCGCTCATGGAGTCGACGAGCTCGCGTGAGACCGCCGCGATACGGGACAGCCGCTCGCTCGTGGCCGGCTTTGCGCCGTCGAGGTCGCGCTGCGCTACCTCGGACAGGATGGCGATTCGCGACAGGTTGGAGCCGATGTCGTCGTGGAGGTTCGTGGCGAGCCCAGTGCGAATGGCCTCGAGCTCCAAGCGCCGTCGCCACCGGAGACGTTTCAGCGACTCGATCGCTAGCGTTGCCAGAATCACTACCACGATGAAAAACCACCAGCTGGACCACCACGGCGCTGCAATCGTGAAGGCGACCGAAGCGGGCTCCTGTTCCGAGGCGCCGGCCTCGGTGACCGCCCTGACCTGGAAACGGTAGGATCCCGGGGCAAGTCGGGCATAGTGAACCGACCGCTGCTCGCTCGGAGGGCTCCAGTTCGTGTCGGCTCCCTCGAGGCGATACTGGTACCGGAGGGAGCCCTCAGAACGGAAGCTGAGGCCGACGAAGTCGATCTGAAGGTTGTTCTGCGAGCCGGCCAGACGGACCGAAGGGACCTCGTGCGTTCCTCGCTCGGGAAGCCAGAGGCGCTCCCCGGCAATCAGGACGTTCGTGAGCTGAACCGGCGGCGGTAGAACGTCGGGTGACACCGAGCGCGGATCGAAGCGCGTGAGGCCGGTCTGGGTCGCGACCCACAAATAGCCATCCTTGTCCGTGCGGAGGTGGCTGATGTGGCTCCCCACGAGTCCGTGCCGAGTCGTGAAGCGGCGTATATGGCCCGTATCGGGCTCGAGTCGGTCGAGGCCGTTCGTGGAGCCAAGGTAAACGTTGCCCAGGGGATCGTCGGCGGCCGTCAGGATGGAATCACTCGAAAGGCCGTTGGCCGTGGAGTAGTGAATCCACTTCGGTTCTCGCGCGCTGGGCTCGGCCGTCATCGAGACGCCGACGGAGCTTGTCCCAACCCAGAGCCGTCCCCGACTGTCGGC
This region includes:
- a CDS encoding response regulator transcription factor; this translates as MRDKNHLASKPNPNPPIRVALVEDQRDIREGLAFLINGTDGYRCTGSYRSMETALPTIVSNPPDIVLIDLGLPGMSGIDGIRRLKEARPDLVLVVLTVYDNDERIFDALCAGASGYLLKKTPPARLLEGLKEALTGGAPMSPEVARRVLTLFREIRPPEKADYGLTPHELRLLKLLVEGCSYKTAA